The Salinibaculum sp. SYNS191 genome has a window encoding:
- a CDS encoding ABC transporter substrate-binding protein → MDSNQDPGGQTGGDSVRRRTVLKAAGVSAATAALAGCSALLGGDGDDGGDGGDGGSTGGGTVSSDPLEAGLLSFTQGAAAVLGQQAVRGAEKAVEKINENGGIAGRRQVNLDVVDEGSEAVDKYNQFIEEGKDVTFGPISSGTHESLAPEIESSQVINVGTDGTVTTLYEETVADPTYSFRFQNYDVMEATTSTLEAIERIGADNIDTVAGINPNYAFGQDEMEIFRTAVQGVTGAEVVYSGFPDLLADDFSTHISSVNSEQPDLVFSSCWGGDASTLLSQAFQRNMFDSIEAIVGPVFYGSADAIDEEVVTGVETGTILSGSRNYYWGVPPLNRTEAGRTFFEEARQQEGISVPTAHYMSGYGAVTAWATAVEKAIDQLGGYPSQEEISRTLEEHAFYTPGGFYQMGQDHQGRGPGYAGVMEWDSDLDAPILTDVNTYPVKSISPPPQGSAYEISSLDWLNSWG, encoded by the coding sequence ATGGACAGCAACCAGGACCCCGGCGGGCAGACGGGGGGCGACAGCGTGCGGCGACGGACCGTACTGAAGGCAGCGGGCGTGTCGGCAGCGACGGCGGCACTCGCGGGCTGTTCGGCACTGCTCGGCGGCGACGGTGACGACGGGGGTGACGGCGGCGACGGCGGTTCGACCGGCGGCGGCACGGTGTCCTCGGACCCGCTTGAGGCCGGTCTCCTCTCGTTCACGCAGGGCGCGGCGGCGGTCCTCGGCCAGCAGGCCGTGCGCGGGGCCGAGAAGGCAGTCGAGAAGATAAACGAGAACGGCGGCATCGCCGGCCGGCGGCAGGTCAACCTCGACGTCGTCGACGAGGGCTCCGAGGCGGTCGACAAGTACAACCAGTTCATCGAGGAGGGCAAGGACGTCACCTTCGGCCCCATCTCCAGCGGGACTCACGAGTCGCTGGCTCCCGAAATCGAGTCCTCCCAGGTCATCAACGTCGGGACCGACGGGACGGTCACGACGCTGTACGAGGAGACGGTCGCCGACCCGACGTACTCGTTCCGCTTCCAGAACTACGACGTGATGGAGGCGACGACGTCGACGCTGGAGGCCATCGAGCGCATCGGCGCGGACAACATCGACACGGTCGCGGGCATCAACCCCAACTACGCGTTCGGCCAGGACGAGATGGAGATCTTCCGGACGGCCGTCCAGGGCGTCACCGGTGCCGAAGTCGTCTACTCCGGCTTCCCGGACCTGCTCGCGGACGACTTCTCGACGCACATCTCCAGCGTCAACAGCGAACAGCCGGACCTCGTCTTCTCCAGTTGCTGGGGCGGCGACGCCTCGACGCTGCTGTCGCAGGCGTTCCAGCGCAACATGTTCGACAGCATCGAGGCAATCGTCGGCCCGGTCTTCTACGGCTCCGCCGACGCCATCGACGAGGAGGTCGTCACCGGCGTCGAGACCGGGACGATTCTCAGCGGGTCGCGGAACTACTACTGGGGCGTGCCGCCGCTCAACCGCACGGAGGCCGGCCGAACCTTCTTCGAGGAGGCGCGCCAGCAGGAGGGTATCAGCGTCCCGACGGCCCACTACATGAGCGGCTACGGCGCGGTCACCGCCTGGGCGACGGCCGTCGAGAAGGCCATCGACCAGCTGGGCGGCTACCCGTCCCAGGAGGAGATATCGCGGACGCTGGAAGAGCACGCCTTCTACACGCCCGGCGGCTTCTACCAGATGGGGCAGGACCACCAGGGTCGTGGCCCCGGCTACGCCGGCGTCATGGAGTGGGACAGCGACCTGGACGCGCCGATTCTCACCGACGTCAACACCTACCCCGTGAAGTCCATCTCGCCGCCACCGCAGGGCTCGGCCTACGAGATCTCGTCGCTCGACTGGCTGAACAGCTGGGGCTAG
- a CDS encoding branched-chain amino acid ABC transporter permease, with product MAPIGTELLEPTSVAVQTLNAVLDAPLTIGDLLQPERFITQTINGIQAGFVLFLIASGLTVILGILDVLNLAHGELYALGAFVASSVGGYLVGTGANAIFSPPTSFSPVASFGFVLVLILVALIAALIMVPIGALIETTLIRPIYDRAQVYQLVLTFALLLIIADVVELVWGSDPQQPAFATIQAINDIPSFDIIGFGNIPTLVLMVILVSLGLGLALFWFFGRTKTGRIMRATAIDREMATALGVSTDRTFTLVFALGAFLAGFAGAMQFVITRAQTGMGEQALVLSFVVIVVGGLGSLRGALVGAVVVGILQNWMIVINPDFQTAAPFAVMVLILLVKPEGLFGSWGERT from the coding sequence ATGGCTCCAATTGGTACAGAACTACTTGAACCGACATCTGTCGCAGTACAGACGCTCAACGCGGTACTCGATGCGCCGTTGACTATCGGCGACCTGTTGCAGCCCGAACGGTTCATCACCCAGACTATCAACGGGATTCAGGCTGGATTCGTCCTGTTCCTGATCGCATCCGGGCTGACAGTGATTCTCGGCATTCTCGACGTGCTGAACCTGGCACACGGGGAACTATACGCGCTGGGGGCGTTCGTCGCGTCCTCGGTCGGCGGGTACCTCGTCGGCACGGGAGCGAACGCGATCTTCTCCCCACCGACGTCGTTCTCGCCAGTAGCGTCGTTCGGGTTCGTCCTCGTGTTGATACTGGTCGCGTTGATCGCCGCGCTGATAATGGTTCCAATCGGCGCGCTCATCGAAACGACGCTCATCCGGCCGATTTACGACCGGGCGCAGGTGTACCAGCTCGTCCTGACGTTCGCACTGTTGCTCATCATCGCCGACGTCGTCGAACTCGTCTGGGGGAGCGACCCCCAGCAACCCGCGTTCGCGACGATACAGGCGATCAACGACATCCCGTCGTTCGATATCATCGGGTTCGGGAACATCCCGACACTGGTGTTGATGGTGATTCTCGTCAGCCTCGGCCTCGGCCTCGCGCTGTTCTGGTTCTTCGGACGGACGAAGACCGGGCGCATCATGCGCGCGACGGCCATCGACCGCGAGATGGCGACCGCGCTCGGCGTCAGCACCGACCGGACGTTCACGCTCGTCTTCGCGCTCGGCGCGTTCCTCGCCGGCTTCGCGGGCGCGATGCAGTTCGTCATCACGCGCGCACAGACCGGGATGGGCGAGCAGGCGCTCGTCCTCTCCTTTGTCGTCATCGTCGTCGGCGGCCTCGGCAGTCTGCGCGGTGCACTCGTCGGCGCCGTCGTCGTCGGCATCCTGCAAAACTGGATGATAGTCATCAATCCCGACTTCCAGACCGCGGCACCCTTCGCGGTGATGGTGCTGATTCTGCTCGTCAAACCGGAAGGACTCTTTGGTAGCTGGGGTGAGCGCACGTGA
- a CDS encoding branched-chain amino acid ABC transporter permease yields the protein MTPGLTREDGQLKIRVMKGLELTPLRLLLLLGAIGFLFVLPAIARNTGDLPIRIRPIYRGMVLGLAAVGLNLLLRHTDLVSFGHAAFFGTAAYTTAIMVQLLNVQSAVVLIVVAIVAATLMATLIGYFTLPHEGLYFALVTLAFGQLIYSIPVGIQELGGTDGLNALTGQAGVSINEQYPHLGGIFLNGQEVPNTILFWITIVLVVLSLLVMFRIVRSPFGNALDAIGQQRTRARFLGLPVKRYVWAAFIISGIYGGIAGALYALFFSTTIDPGSTLQVFVSGDILYIAILGGFKTLTGPFVGGIVFETLSNVASDVVLTGPAGEKEVGRLITGAVLLIIVFAFPSGIVGSLKPGGRVYEGVRELLRNPGVIGPWSRRAGNGLMNMVKRAADNVRILIMGVK from the coding sequence GTGACGCCAGGACTCACACGCGAGGACGGACAGCTGAAGATTCGAGTGATGAAGGGACTGGAGCTCACGCCGCTGCGCCTCCTGCTCCTGCTGGGCGCTATCGGCTTCCTCTTCGTCCTGCCAGCCATCGCGCGCAACACCGGGGACCTGCCGATTCGCATCCGCCCCATCTACCGCGGGATGGTGCTCGGCCTGGCGGCGGTCGGACTGAACCTGCTGTTGCGCCACACCGACCTGGTCTCGTTCGGCCATGCGGCCTTCTTCGGGACTGCCGCGTACACCACCGCTATCATGGTCCAGCTACTGAACGTCCAGTCCGCGGTGGTGCTGATAGTCGTCGCCATCGTCGCGGCGACGCTGATGGCCACGCTCATCGGCTACTTCACCCTCCCCCACGAGGGGCTGTACTTCGCGCTGGTGACGCTTGCCTTCGGCCAACTCATCTACTCGATACCCGTCGGGATACAGGAACTCGGCGGGACCGACGGGCTGAACGCGCTGACGGGTCAGGCCGGCGTCTCCATCAACGAACAGTATCCGCACCTCGGGGGCATCTTCCTGAACGGCCAGGAGGTTCCCAACACGATACTGTTCTGGATTACCATCGTGCTGGTGGTCCTCTCGCTGCTCGTGATGTTCCGCATCGTCCGGTCGCCCTTCGGCAACGCGCTGGACGCCATCGGCCAGCAGCGGACCCGCGCGCGCTTCCTCGGACTGCCGGTCAAACGGTACGTCTGGGCGGCGTTCATCATCTCCGGCATCTACGGCGGCATCGCCGGCGCGCTCTATGCCCTGTTCTTCAGCACGACTATCGACCCGGGCAGCACCCTGCAGGTGTTCGTCTCCGGCGACATCCTCTACATCGCCATCCTCGGCGGATTCAAGACGCTGACCGGCCCGTTCGTCGGCGGTATCGTCTTCGAGACGCTCTCGAACGTCGCCAGCGACGTCGTGCTGACGGGTCCCGCGGGCGAGAAGGAGGTCGGCCGCCTCATCACGGGTGCCGTCCTGCTGATAATCGTCTTCGCCTTCCCGAGCGGCATCGTCGGGTCGCTGAAACCCGGCGGACGCGTCTACGAGGGTGTCCGGGAACTGCTTCGGAACCCAGGCGTAATCGGGCCCTGGAGTCGACGGGCAGGGAACGGACTGATGAACATGGTCAAGCGCGCGGCGGACAACGTGCGCATCCTCATCATGGGGGTGAAATGA
- a CDS encoding ABC transporter ATP-binding protein: protein MLEANGLQKSFGNITATDDVSVEFGREEGELVFIVGPNGAGKSTLINLLTGLLEPDEGEVILDGEEITAMRPDERVHKGLVRSFQVVKVFEEMTVRENIRTAILIKEQMTGGWTPRGALSGLFSLSDEHEEVESKIDDLLTQFRLEDAEHTIAEELPHGDRKLLDVAMSFALEPNYLLLDEPTSGVSSQETDYVIETIVEVSEQQNVTTVTIEHDMDLVKGYADRVIALHQGSVHGEGPPSMLETDQKLRRLLLGVEE from the coding sequence ATGCTGGAAGCGAACGGACTCCAGAAGTCCTTCGGCAACATCACGGCGACGGACGACGTCTCCGTCGAGTTCGGACGCGAGGAGGGGGAACTCGTCTTTATCGTCGGTCCCAACGGAGCCGGCAAGTCGACGCTCATCAACCTCCTGACCGGACTGCTGGAGCCCGACGAGGGCGAGGTGATTCTCGACGGCGAGGAGATCACGGCCATGCGCCCGGACGAGCGCGTCCACAAGGGACTCGTCAGGAGCTTTCAGGTCGTGAAGGTCTTCGAGGAGATGACCGTCCGCGAGAACATCCGGACGGCCATCCTCATCAAGGAGCAGATGACCGGCGGCTGGACCCCCCGCGGAGCGTTGAGCGGGCTGTTCTCGCTGTCGGACGAACACGAGGAAGTCGAGTCGAAAATCGACGACCTCCTCACGCAGTTCCGTCTGGAGGACGCCGAACACACCATCGCGGAGGAACTACCACATGGCGACCGCAAACTGCTCGACGTGGCGATGTCGTTCGCGCTGGAGCCGAACTACCTCCTGCTCGACGAACCGACCTCCGGCGTCTCATCGCAGGAGACGGACTACGTCATCGAGACGATCGTCGAAGTGAGCGAGCAGCAGAATGTGACGACCGTGACAATCGAACACGACATGGACCTCGTGAAGGGGTACGCCGACCGCGTCATCGCGCTGCACCAGGGGTCGGTCCACGGCGAGGGGCCGCCCTCGATGCTGGAGACCGACCAGAAACTCCGCCGCCTCCTGCTGGGGGTGGAAGAATGA
- a CDS encoding ABC transporter ATP-binding protein, with translation MSADDTLLRVSGLDAAVEGFQVTQNVDFEVQESSAVGYVGRNGAGKTTTFRSVMGLAEVLSGSIQFRGEELTDLRPEQIPQRGIGYQPEDRKLFTGMTIDENFRMPIWTLGKKRGIEDEDAAVEDVYDIFEELGDRREAKVENLSGGQAKMVSIGRALALKPDLLILDEPLEGLAPIIVERLKEYIREINDRGIAVLIAESNVQHIPEIVDELYVIERGEIFDSGDPQEVSQRRAVQELMQGSGQEG, from the coding sequence ATGAGCGCGGACGACACCCTGCTGCGCGTCAGCGGACTCGACGCCGCCGTCGAGGGGTTCCAGGTCACCCAGAACGTCGACTTCGAGGTGCAAGAGAGCAGCGCGGTCGGCTACGTCGGCCGCAACGGCGCGGGCAAGACGACCACGTTCCGTTCCGTGATGGGCCTGGCCGAAGTCCTCTCTGGTTCCATCCAGTTCAGGGGCGAGGAACTGACCGACCTGCGTCCCGAGCAGATTCCCCAGCGCGGTATCGGCTACCAGCCGGAGGACCGCAAACTGTTCACCGGGATGACCATCGACGAGAACTTCCGGATGCCGATCTGGACGCTGGGCAAGAAGCGCGGTATCGAGGACGAGGACGCGGCCGTCGAGGACGTCTACGACATCTTCGAGGAACTGGGCGACCGCCGCGAGGCCAAAGTCGAAAACCTCAGCGGCGGACAGGCGAAGATGGTCTCCATCGGCCGTGCGCTGGCGCTGAAGCCGGACCTGCTCATCCTCGACGAACCGCTGGAGGGCCTGGCCCCCATCATCGTCGAACGGCTCAAGGAGTACATCCGTGAGATAAACGACCGCGGCATCGCCGTTCTCATCGCGGAGTCGAACGTCCAGCACATCCCCGAGATAGTGGACGAACTCTACGTCATCGAGCGCGGCGAGATATTCGACAGCGGCGACCCCCAGGAAGTCTCCCAGCGGCGGGCAGTCCAGGAACTGATGCAGGGAAGCGGTCAGGAAGGATAG
- a CDS encoding helix-turn-helix domain-containing protein gives MLSMEVDMVQYDCPYIDTTDDYDISFFTKQWDFNAARDILETRIMATGTTPKALDRGLDGLRDHQNMRNFELLHRKGEKALIRSQIGETKAMEAIRNNNGYITGPFEIRDGSEMWRVGFDSKRVSEDALSELDRHNDFTVESRETVDLEDYYDVLQNVDVAGGMLDRCRDLSTVERETLVTAVEEGYFTRPREADLSTLADEFDISKTAVSKNLRRSQRKVLGEVVEAIEAVEERSVGSRR, from the coding sequence ATGCTATCGATGGAAGTGGACATGGTACAGTACGACTGTCCGTATATTGATACGACAGACGACTACGACATCTCCTTCTTCACGAAGCAGTGGGACTTCAACGCCGCCAGGGACATCCTGGAGACGCGCATCATGGCGACGGGCACGACGCCGAAGGCGCTCGACCGCGGACTGGACGGCCTCCGGGACCACCAGAACATGCGCAACTTCGAGTTGCTCCACCGGAAGGGGGAGAAGGCACTCATCCGGTCCCAAATCGGCGAGACGAAGGCCATGGAGGCCATCAGAAACAACAACGGCTACATCACCGGCCCCTTCGAGATTCGCGACGGCAGCGAGATGTGGCGGGTCGGTTTCGACAGCAAGCGCGTCTCCGAGGACGCCCTCTCGGAACTGGACCGCCACAACGACTTCACCGTCGAGTCCCGCGAGACCGTCGACCTGGAGGACTACTACGACGTCCTCCAGAACGTCGACGTCGCCGGCGGGATGCTCGACAGGTGCCGCGACCTCTCGACGGTCGAGCGCGAGACGCTCGTCACGGCCGTCGAGGAGGGCTACTTCACCAGGCCGCGGGAGGCCGACCTCTCCACGCTGGCCGACGAGTTCGACATCTCGAAGACGGCCGTCTCGAAGAACCTCCGGCGGAGCCAGCGCAAGGTCCTCGGCGAGGTTGTCGAGGCGATCGAGGCCGTCGAAGAACGGAGTGTGGGCAGTCGTCGGTGA
- the aglJ gene encoding S-layer glycoprotein N-glycosyltransferase AglJ: MVDADDVCILIPTYNEAATIGDVVSGFVAEGFDHVLVIDGGSTDETPRIAREAGARVVEQSGSGKGQAVREAIGLIERPYVLMADGDATYRPDEAREMLAPLFAGDAEHVIGDRFANMKPGAMSSLNQVGNRIINRAFAFIHGRDLQDILSGYRAFTTRSARRLSLTADGFGIETEMSVECVKHGVETAVVPITYEPRPDESETNLRPFRDGAVILTTLYQMAKTNNPLFYFGSVGSLSTLAGLVLAAYVGVEWFTRGISHEVLAFIAGVGILFGIQLLMFGVLSDMIVALNREQTRQIERLAAELDATPPKESGRETDAAAGEEQGGRSRLAGEEREPAEGDGASVRD; the protein is encoded by the coding sequence ATGGTCGACGCCGACGACGTGTGCATACTCATTCCGACCTACAACGAGGCGGCCACTATCGGGGACGTGGTGAGCGGCTTCGTCGCCGAGGGGTTCGACCACGTGCTGGTCATCGACGGGGGCTCGACCGACGAGACGCCCCGAATCGCGCGCGAGGCGGGGGCACGCGTCGTCGAGCAGTCCGGGAGCGGCAAGGGGCAGGCGGTCCGTGAGGCCATCGGGCTCATCGAGCGCCCGTACGTGCTGATGGCGGACGGCGACGCCACCTACCGCCCGGACGAGGCGCGGGAGATGCTCGCGCCCCTGTTCGCCGGCGATGCCGAACACGTCATCGGCGACCGCTTCGCGAACATGAAACCCGGCGCGATGTCGTCGCTGAACCAGGTCGGCAACCGCATCATCAACCGGGCGTTCGCGTTCATCCACGGGCGCGACCTCCAGGACATCCTCAGCGGGTACCGCGCGTTCACCACCCGGTCGGCCCGTCGGCTCTCGCTGACGGCCGACGGGTTCGGCATCGAGACGGAGATGTCCGTCGAGTGCGTCAAACACGGCGTCGAGACGGCCGTCGTCCCGATCACGTACGAACCCCGCCCCGACGAGTCTGAGACGAACCTCCGCCCGTTCCGCGACGGTGCGGTCATCCTGACGACGCTGTACCAGATGGCAAAGACCAACAACCCGCTCTTTTACTTCGGCAGCGTCGGCTCGCTCAGCACGCTCGCCGGCCTCGTGCTGGCCGCCTACGTCGGCGTCGAGTGGTTCACGCGGGGCATCTCCCACGAGGTGCTCGCCTTCATCGCCGGCGTCGGCATCCTCTTCGGCATCCAGTTGCTGATGTTCGGCGTCCTGTCGGACATGATTGTGGCGCTCAACCGCGAGCAGACGCGCCAGATAGAGCGACTCGCGGCCGAACTCGACGCCACCCCGCCGAAGGAAAGCGGACGTGAGACCGACGCGGCCGCCGGAGAGGAACAGGGCGGCCGGAGTCGCCTCGCTGGCGAGGAACGGGAGCCGGCCGAGGGCGACGGCGCGAGCGTCCGCGACTAG